In the Malus domestica chromosome 16, GDT2T_hap1 genome, one interval contains:
- the LOC103403539 gene encoding FIP1[III]-like protein isoform X2, with translation MEDFDDDFGDLYAGVEAQANSAMNGAPDFAHFYTEPEEDVSEDNGKAKTTSPGTDSDCEELGEKVSALEENEDYSGSDSEDDLKIVLNDEDCEGKVFPNGGRGRVKNDEHEDEDSDGFPATKEYKYIRTQGPTSLSNGKGSEAVGSASSMSVRGDHENSLCYQRKGLSSQISCIGDTPNQMVPQNRYGFRLPWYRTILDVNIESFEEKPWRYPEVDVTDYFNFGLKEDSWKQYCISLEQLRLTSMQFRIPVSRASKLYQAKEAGSEYDKFAQETIYKETNNAGPRKFAPPSRDSDSSFRELELPKGRAIQIEDSMVERQPSFDGRHPRSLDSDVVIQIAVQDGTEETTNSGEEQGHTNCTAHEASENVECNANGNRTIPAKEDDLSVGTPEGNTRIADSCSRRISATHPMTIDSDQRNDQYVDLDGYDYRQGNAVSLETTEITNKTKDNVGGDTLYVDQCMMEAQLSLGDDDQLSPTSFESDYEASKNSVHFDPEDINTPATSSFKNPKSNGIKRKIVDIKDYSMHKSPARKEHKHQQRRLDSVVEPKIHINDDASPTSEMDDLYDRDSSLNSSRRKKILPDFGCSDGEDISDYKESRHYGRRHADNHVHTAKTNYLDRKGSHNIQDKVGPFFRKNWNEREYFCEDRDTDWHRFGRTQFPNERSLLPSRESRGWHSKYSPPTVKERDAQFKRNANKLQFKKIPNHGGGCFGYKHEDDFVGEKFGRRASFTDRKRNTLDEFDEWQFPRLRRDLGGRDGYVDKPVFDWDDSWSGKIEDEYCRHGENQYLSDQLYRDLHAGEGRWNDSLSPRNDVSYSRTAERYGRREREIYSAESKESNWFDNRYDADEIDDIIYPSDQFKWRRSNWRSSVLHWTEDQLTVRHHGDKLYSERSSRSYQKYSSVRSYKRGTLIHNGRQENMDPEIGGEQTTLADSSESRTVQFNTRKVGHNQNNAKGLDKFPVTAQNGDMDVEEGQIVTDGLNTAHLQRRHASEYSAAASKVKRRTFAGESGSSGNKVAEGYDNQRILETKAKMEKRGERFKEPIILKKEPDKLSKPEIDLVVETAEAQLHRPSRKRRWGGIEVV, from the exons ATGGAGGATTTTGACGATGATTTCGGGGATTTATATGCCGGCGTCGAAGCGCAGGCCAATTCGGCCATGAATGGCGCACCGGACTTCGCTCACTTTTACACAGAACCAGAAGAAGATGTCAGTGAGGATAATGGAAAGGCGAAAACCACTAGTCCTGGAACCGATTCTGACTGCGAGGAGTTGGGCGAGAAAGTTTCTGCTTTGGAGGAGAACGAGGATTACAGTGGAAGTGATAGCGAGGATGACCTGAAAATAGTGCTGAATGATGAGGACTGTGAGGGCAAAGTGTTTCCAAATGGCGGCCGAGGGCGCGTGAAGAATGATGAGCATGAGGATGAGGATAGTGATGGGTTTCCGGCTACGAAAGAGTACAAG TACATAAGGACTCAAGGACCAACTTCTCTAAGCAATGGAAAGGGCAGTGAGGCTGTGGGTTCAGCGTCTTCCATGTCGGTTAGAGGAGACCATGAAAACAGTTTGTGCTATCAACGCAAGGGTTTGAGCTCTCAGATTAGTTGTATTGGTGATACACCTAATCAAATGGTGCCTCAAAATAGATATGGTTTCAGACTTCCTTGGTACCG GACCATACTTGACGTCAACATTGAATCGTTTGAGGAGAAGCCATGGAGGTATCCTGAGGTTGATGTAACAGATTATTTCAATTTCGGTTTGAAAGAGGACAGTTGGAAACAGTACTGTATCTCCCTG GAACAACTACGGCTAACATCTATGCAGTTTAGGATCCCTGTCTCAAGAGCTTCAAAACTTTATCAG GCTAAAGAAGCTGGATCTGAGTATGATAAATTCGCCCAGGAAACTATTTATAAAGAAACGAACAATGCTGGACCAAGAAAGTTTGCTCCTCCATCTAGAGATTCTGATTCCAGTTTCAGAGAGTTGGAACTG CCAAAAGGAAGAGCAATTCAGATTGAAGATAGTATGGTTGAACGCCAACCATCTTTTGATGGTAGGCATCCACGTAGTTTGGATTCTGATGTTGTGATACAG ATTGCGGTGCAGGACGGCACTGAGGAAACCACGAACTCTGGTGAGGAACAGGGCCATACAAATTGTACGGCACATGAGGCATCTGAAAATGTGGAATGTAATGCTAATGGTAACCGAACTATTCCTGCCAAAGAAGATGATTTATCAGTTGGAACTCCAGAAGGAAACACAAGGATAGCAGACAG TTGTTCCCGGAGGATCAGTGCCACTCATCCAATGACAATAGATTCTGATCAAAGAAATGACCAGTATGTTGATCTGGATGGGTACGACTATAGGCAGGGGAATGCTGTCTCATTGGAGACTacagaaattacaaataaaacaaaGGACAATGTTGGTGGGGATACTTTATATGTTGATCAATGCATGATGGAAGCACAATTATCACTTGGTGATGACGATCAACTTAGCCCCACTTCCTTTGAAAGTGATTATGAGGCATCCAAGAATAGTGTTCATTTTGATCCAGAAGATATTAATACTCCTGCCACATCATCTTTTAAGAACCCAAAAAGCAATGGCATCAAGAGAAAAATAGTTGATATCAAAGATTACTCCATGCATAAAAGTCCTGCTCGAAAGGAGCATAAACATCAGCAAAGGAGGCTTGACAGTGTTGTTGAACCAAAGATTCATATTAATGATGATGCGTCCCCCACCTCAGAAATGGACGACCTTTATGACAGAGATAGCTCATTGAATTCTAGCAGACGGAAGAAAATTCTGCCAGATTTTGGCTGTAGTGATGGAGAAGATATTTCAGATTATAAAGAATCAAGGCATTATGGTAGAAGACATGCTGACAACCACGTTCATACTGCTAAAACAAATTATTTGGATAGAAAAGGTAGTCACAATATCCAAGACAAGGTCGGTCCATTTTTCAGAAAAAACTGGAATGAAAGGGAGTATTTTTGTGAAGATAGGGATACAGATTGGCATCGTTTTGGAAGAACACAATTCCCTAACGAGAGGAGTCTTCTCCCGAGCAGGGAGTCCAGAGGCTGGCACTCCAAGTATTCCCCACCCACTGTTAAAGAAAGGGATGCACAATTTAAAAGGAACGCCAACAAACTGCAGTTTAAGAAAATACCCAACCATGGTGGTGGCTGTTTCGGTTATAAACATGAAGATGACTTTGTGGGAGAAAAATTTGGGAGACGTGCTTCATTTACTGACCGAAAAAGGAATACTTTGGATGAATTTGATGAATGGCAGTTTCCTCGACTCAGGAGAGATTTAGGGGGAAGGGATGGATATGTTGACAAACCTGTTTTTGATTGGGATGATTCATGGTCTGGGAAAATTGAAGATGAATATTGCAGACATGGAGAAAATCAATACTTGTCCGATCAGTTGTACAGAGATTTACATGCAGGTGAAGGAAGATGGAATGATTCTCTATCACCAAGAAATGATGTTTCTTACTCAAGAACTGCTGAAAGATATGGGAGACGTGAACGAGAAATATACTCTGCTGAATCCAAAGAGAGTAACTGGTTTGATAATCGTTATGATGCTGATGAAATTGATGATATCATTTATCCGAGTGATCAGTTTAAGTGGAGAAGATCTAACTGGCGATCCTCGGTCCTACACTGGACTGAGGATCAGTTAACTGTCAGGCACCATGGTGACAAATTGTATTCTGAGAGGTCATCCCGTTCATATCAGAAATAT TCCTCTGTAAGAAGCTACAAACGTGGAACTTTGATTCACAATGGTAGGCAGGAAAATATGGATCCAGAGATTGGTGGGGAGCAGACAACTTTAGCGGATTCTAGTGAATCAAGGACAGTCCAATTTAACACCCGAAAAGTTGGACACAACCAAAACAATGCGAAAGGGCTTGATAAGTTTCCAGTTACAGCTCAAAATGGTGATATGGATGTTGAAGAAGGCCAGATTGTAACAGACGGCCTCAATACAGCACACCTACAGAGAAGACATGCTTCTGAGTATTCAGCAGCAGCTTCCAAAGTGAAAAGGCGAACGTTTGCCGGAGAAAGCGGTTCCAGTGGGAACAAGGTTGCAGAAGGATATGACAACCAAAGGATTCTTGAGACAAAGGCAAAAATGGAGAAACGCGGGGAACGGTTTAAGGAGCCAATCATCCTGAAAAAAGAGCCAGACAAGTTGTCCAAGCCTGAGATTGATCTTGTAGTTGAAACAGCTGAAGCACAGCTACATAGGCCATCCCGAAAGAGGCGATGGGGCGGTATAGAGGTTGTTTAG
- the LOC103403539 gene encoding FIP1[III]-like protein isoform X1, producing MEDFDDDFGDLYAGVEAQANSAMNGAPDFAHFYTEPEEDVSEDNGKAKTTSPGTDSDCEELGEKVSALEENEDYSGSDSEDDLKIVLNDEDCEGKVFPNGGRGRVKNDEHEDEDSDGFPATKEYKYIRTQGPTSLSNGKGSEAVGSASSMSVRGDHENSLCYQRKGLSSQISCIGDTPNQMVPQNRYGFRLPWYRTILDVNIESFEEKPWRYPEVDVTDYFNFGLKEDSWKQYCISLEQLRLTSMQFRIPVSRASKLYQAKEAGSEYDKFAQETIYKETNNAGPRKFAPPSRDSDSSFRELELPKGRAIQIEDSMVERQPSFDGRHPRSLDSDVVIQIAVQDGTEETTNSGEEQGHTNCTAHEASENVECNANGNRTIPAKEDDLSVGTPEGNTRIADSCSRRISATHPMTIDSDQRNDQYVDLDGYDYRQGNAVSLETTEITNKTKDNVGGDTLYVDQCMMEAQLSLGDDDQLSPTSFESDYEASKNSVHFDPEDINTPATSSFKNPKSNGIKRKIVDIKDYSMHKSPARKEHKHQQRRLDSVVEPKIHINDDASPTSEMDDLYDRDSSLNSSRRKKILPDFGCSDGEDISDYKESRHYGRRHADNHVHTAKTNYLDRKGSHNIQDKVGPFFRKNWNEREYFCEDRDTDWHRFGRTQFPNERSLLPSRESRGWHSKYSPPTVKERDAQFKRNANKLQFKKIPNHGGGCFGYKHEDDFVGEKFGRRASFTDRKRNTLDEFDEWQFPRLRRDLGGRDGYVDKPVFDWDDSWSGKIEDEYCRHGENQYLSDQLYRDLHAGEGRWNDSLSPRNDVSYSRTAERYGRREREIYSAESKESNWFDNRYDADEIDDIIYPSDQFKWRRSNWRSSVLHWTEDQLTVRHHGDKLYSERSSRSYQKYVRHEKFHAKYGSYNDAMHVDMLSEHDRLELKRKGSSAHCINSSSKMYIGKHERTALRCRGSIDLVVGEGKSSVRSYKRGTLIHNGRQENMDPEIGGEQTTLADSSESRTVQFNTRKVGHNQNNAKGLDKFPVTAQNGDMDVEEGQIVTDGLNTAHLQRRHASEYSAAASKVKRRTFAGESGSSGNKVAEGYDNQRILETKAKMEKRGERFKEPIILKKEPDKLSKPEIDLVVETAEAQLHRPSRKRRWGGIEVV from the exons ATGGAGGATTTTGACGATGATTTCGGGGATTTATATGCCGGCGTCGAAGCGCAGGCCAATTCGGCCATGAATGGCGCACCGGACTTCGCTCACTTTTACACAGAACCAGAAGAAGATGTCAGTGAGGATAATGGAAAGGCGAAAACCACTAGTCCTGGAACCGATTCTGACTGCGAGGAGTTGGGCGAGAAAGTTTCTGCTTTGGAGGAGAACGAGGATTACAGTGGAAGTGATAGCGAGGATGACCTGAAAATAGTGCTGAATGATGAGGACTGTGAGGGCAAAGTGTTTCCAAATGGCGGCCGAGGGCGCGTGAAGAATGATGAGCATGAGGATGAGGATAGTGATGGGTTTCCGGCTACGAAAGAGTACAAG TACATAAGGACTCAAGGACCAACTTCTCTAAGCAATGGAAAGGGCAGTGAGGCTGTGGGTTCAGCGTCTTCCATGTCGGTTAGAGGAGACCATGAAAACAGTTTGTGCTATCAACGCAAGGGTTTGAGCTCTCAGATTAGTTGTATTGGTGATACACCTAATCAAATGGTGCCTCAAAATAGATATGGTTTCAGACTTCCTTGGTACCG GACCATACTTGACGTCAACATTGAATCGTTTGAGGAGAAGCCATGGAGGTATCCTGAGGTTGATGTAACAGATTATTTCAATTTCGGTTTGAAAGAGGACAGTTGGAAACAGTACTGTATCTCCCTG GAACAACTACGGCTAACATCTATGCAGTTTAGGATCCCTGTCTCAAGAGCTTCAAAACTTTATCAG GCTAAAGAAGCTGGATCTGAGTATGATAAATTCGCCCAGGAAACTATTTATAAAGAAACGAACAATGCTGGACCAAGAAAGTTTGCTCCTCCATCTAGAGATTCTGATTCCAGTTTCAGAGAGTTGGAACTG CCAAAAGGAAGAGCAATTCAGATTGAAGATAGTATGGTTGAACGCCAACCATCTTTTGATGGTAGGCATCCACGTAGTTTGGATTCTGATGTTGTGATACAG ATTGCGGTGCAGGACGGCACTGAGGAAACCACGAACTCTGGTGAGGAACAGGGCCATACAAATTGTACGGCACATGAGGCATCTGAAAATGTGGAATGTAATGCTAATGGTAACCGAACTATTCCTGCCAAAGAAGATGATTTATCAGTTGGAACTCCAGAAGGAAACACAAGGATAGCAGACAG TTGTTCCCGGAGGATCAGTGCCACTCATCCAATGACAATAGATTCTGATCAAAGAAATGACCAGTATGTTGATCTGGATGGGTACGACTATAGGCAGGGGAATGCTGTCTCATTGGAGACTacagaaattacaaataaaacaaaGGACAATGTTGGTGGGGATACTTTATATGTTGATCAATGCATGATGGAAGCACAATTATCACTTGGTGATGACGATCAACTTAGCCCCACTTCCTTTGAAAGTGATTATGAGGCATCCAAGAATAGTGTTCATTTTGATCCAGAAGATATTAATACTCCTGCCACATCATCTTTTAAGAACCCAAAAAGCAATGGCATCAAGAGAAAAATAGTTGATATCAAAGATTACTCCATGCATAAAAGTCCTGCTCGAAAGGAGCATAAACATCAGCAAAGGAGGCTTGACAGTGTTGTTGAACCAAAGATTCATATTAATGATGATGCGTCCCCCACCTCAGAAATGGACGACCTTTATGACAGAGATAGCTCATTGAATTCTAGCAGACGGAAGAAAATTCTGCCAGATTTTGGCTGTAGTGATGGAGAAGATATTTCAGATTATAAAGAATCAAGGCATTATGGTAGAAGACATGCTGACAACCACGTTCATACTGCTAAAACAAATTATTTGGATAGAAAAGGTAGTCACAATATCCAAGACAAGGTCGGTCCATTTTTCAGAAAAAACTGGAATGAAAGGGAGTATTTTTGTGAAGATAGGGATACAGATTGGCATCGTTTTGGAAGAACACAATTCCCTAACGAGAGGAGTCTTCTCCCGAGCAGGGAGTCCAGAGGCTGGCACTCCAAGTATTCCCCACCCACTGTTAAAGAAAGGGATGCACAATTTAAAAGGAACGCCAACAAACTGCAGTTTAAGAAAATACCCAACCATGGTGGTGGCTGTTTCGGTTATAAACATGAAGATGACTTTGTGGGAGAAAAATTTGGGAGACGTGCTTCATTTACTGACCGAAAAAGGAATACTTTGGATGAATTTGATGAATGGCAGTTTCCTCGACTCAGGAGAGATTTAGGGGGAAGGGATGGATATGTTGACAAACCTGTTTTTGATTGGGATGATTCATGGTCTGGGAAAATTGAAGATGAATATTGCAGACATGGAGAAAATCAATACTTGTCCGATCAGTTGTACAGAGATTTACATGCAGGTGAAGGAAGATGGAATGATTCTCTATCACCAAGAAATGATGTTTCTTACTCAAGAACTGCTGAAAGATATGGGAGACGTGAACGAGAAATATACTCTGCTGAATCCAAAGAGAGTAACTGGTTTGATAATCGTTATGATGCTGATGAAATTGATGATATCATTTATCCGAGTGATCAGTTTAAGTGGAGAAGATCTAACTGGCGATCCTCGGTCCTACACTGGACTGAGGATCAGTTAACTGTCAGGCACCATGGTGACAAATTGTATTCTGAGAGGTCATCCCGTTCATATCAGAAATATGTAAGACATGAAAAATTTCATGCTAAATATGGTTCCTACAATGATGCAATGCATGTTGATATGCTATCAGAGCATGATAGATTAGAATTGAAGAGAAAAGGAAGTAGTGCTCACTGTATTAATAGTAGTTCTAAGATGTATATCGGTAAGCATGAGCGGACAGCCCTGAGGTGCAGAGGTTCGATTGACTTGGTTGTTGGGGAAGGAAAG TCCTCTGTAAGAAGCTACAAACGTGGAACTTTGATTCACAATGGTAGGCAGGAAAATATGGATCCAGAGATTGGTGGGGAGCAGACAACTTTAGCGGATTCTAGTGAATCAAGGACAGTCCAATTTAACACCCGAAAAGTTGGACACAACCAAAACAATGCGAAAGGGCTTGATAAGTTTCCAGTTACAGCTCAAAATGGTGATATGGATGTTGAAGAAGGCCAGATTGTAACAGACGGCCTCAATACAGCACACCTACAGAGAAGACATGCTTCTGAGTATTCAGCAGCAGCTTCCAAAGTGAAAAGGCGAACGTTTGCCGGAGAAAGCGGTTCCAGTGGGAACAAGGTTGCAGAAGGATATGACAACCAAAGGATTCTTGAGACAAAGGCAAAAATGGAGAAACGCGGGGAACGGTTTAAGGAGCCAATCATCCTGAAAAAAGAGCCAGACAAGTTGTCCAAGCCTGAGATTGATCTTGTAGTTGAAACAGCTGAAGCACAGCTACATAGGCCATCCCGAAAGAGGCGATGGGGCGGTATAGAGGTTGTTTAG
- the LOC103403539 gene encoding FIP1[III]-like protein isoform X3 — MEDFDDDFGDLYAGVEAQANSAMNGAPDFAHFYTEPEEDVSEDNGKAKTTSPGTDSDCEELGEKVSALEENEDYSGSDSEDDLKIVLNDEDCEGKVFPNGGRGRVKNDEHEDEDSDGFPATKEYKYIRTQGPTSLSNGKGSEAVGSASSMSVRGDHENSLCYQRKGLSSQISCIGDTPNQMVPQNRYGFRLPWYRTILDVNIESFEEKPWRYPEVDVTDYFNFGLKEDSWKQYCISLEQLRLTSMQFRIPVSRASKLYQAKEAGSEYDKFAQETIYKETNNAGPRKFAPPSRDSDSSFRELELPKGRAIQIEDSMVERQPSFDGRHPRSLDSDVVIQIAVQDGTEETTNSGEEQGHTNCTAHEASENVECNANGNRTIPAKEDDLSVGTPEGNTRIADSCSRRISATHPMTIDSDQRNDQYVDLDGYDYRQGNAVSLETTEITNKTKDNVGGDTLYVDQCMMEAQLSLGDDDQLSPTSFESDYEASKNSVHFDPEDINTPATSSFKNPKSNGIKRKIVDIKDYSMHKSPARKEHKHQQRRLDSVVEPKIHINDDASPTSEMDDLYDRDSSLNSSRRKKILPDFGCSDGEDISDYKESRHYGRRHADNHVHTAKTNYLDRKGSHNIQDKVGPFFRKNWNEREYFCEDRDTDWHRFGRTQFPNERSLLPSRESRGWHSKYSPPTVKERDAQFKRNANKLQFKKIPNHGGGCFGYKHEDDFVGEKFGRRASFTDRKRNTLDEFDEWQFPRLRRDLGGRDGYVDKPVFDWDDSWSGKIEDEYCRHGENQYLSDQLYRDLHAGEGRWNDSLSPRNDVSYSRTAERYGRREREIYSAESKESNWFDNRYDADEIDDIIYPSDQFKWRRSNWRSSVLHWTEDQLTVRHHGDKLYSERSSRSYQKYVRHEKFHAKYGSYNDAMHVDMLSEHDRLELKRKGSSAHCINSSSKMYIGKHERTALRCRGSIDLVVGEGKVQLGEPKSSVRSYKRGTLIHNGRQENMDPEIGGEQTTLADSSESRTVQFNTRKVGHNQNNAKGLDKFPVTAQNGDMDVEEGQIVTDGLNTAHLQRRHASEYSAAASKVKRRTFAGESGSSGNKVAEGYDNQRILETKAKMEKRGERFKEPIILKKEPDKLSKPEIDLVVETAEAQLHRPSRKRRWGGIEVV, encoded by the exons ATGGAGGATTTTGACGATGATTTCGGGGATTTATATGCCGGCGTCGAAGCGCAGGCCAATTCGGCCATGAATGGCGCACCGGACTTCGCTCACTTTTACACAGAACCAGAAGAAGATGTCAGTGAGGATAATGGAAAGGCGAAAACCACTAGTCCTGGAACCGATTCTGACTGCGAGGAGTTGGGCGAGAAAGTTTCTGCTTTGGAGGAGAACGAGGATTACAGTGGAAGTGATAGCGAGGATGACCTGAAAATAGTGCTGAATGATGAGGACTGTGAGGGCAAAGTGTTTCCAAATGGCGGCCGAGGGCGCGTGAAGAATGATGAGCATGAGGATGAGGATAGTGATGGGTTTCCGGCTACGAAAGAGTACAAG TACATAAGGACTCAAGGACCAACTTCTCTAAGCAATGGAAAGGGCAGTGAGGCTGTGGGTTCAGCGTCTTCCATGTCGGTTAGAGGAGACCATGAAAACAGTTTGTGCTATCAACGCAAGGGTTTGAGCTCTCAGATTAGTTGTATTGGTGATACACCTAATCAAATGGTGCCTCAAAATAGATATGGTTTCAGACTTCCTTGGTACCG GACCATACTTGACGTCAACATTGAATCGTTTGAGGAGAAGCCATGGAGGTATCCTGAGGTTGATGTAACAGATTATTTCAATTTCGGTTTGAAAGAGGACAGTTGGAAACAGTACTGTATCTCCCTG GAACAACTACGGCTAACATCTATGCAGTTTAGGATCCCTGTCTCAAGAGCTTCAAAACTTTATCAG GCTAAAGAAGCTGGATCTGAGTATGATAAATTCGCCCAGGAAACTATTTATAAAGAAACGAACAATGCTGGACCAAGAAAGTTTGCTCCTCCATCTAGAGATTCTGATTCCAGTTTCAGAGAGTTGGAACTG CCAAAAGGAAGAGCAATTCAGATTGAAGATAGTATGGTTGAACGCCAACCATCTTTTGATGGTAGGCATCCACGTAGTTTGGATTCTGATGTTGTGATACAG ATTGCGGTGCAGGACGGCACTGAGGAAACCACGAACTCTGGTGAGGAACAGGGCCATACAAATTGTACGGCACATGAGGCATCTGAAAATGTGGAATGTAATGCTAATGGTAACCGAACTATTCCTGCCAAAGAAGATGATTTATCAGTTGGAACTCCAGAAGGAAACACAAGGATAGCAGACAG TTGTTCCCGGAGGATCAGTGCCACTCATCCAATGACAATAGATTCTGATCAAAGAAATGACCAGTATGTTGATCTGGATGGGTACGACTATAGGCAGGGGAATGCTGTCTCATTGGAGACTacagaaattacaaataaaacaaaGGACAATGTTGGTGGGGATACTTTATATGTTGATCAATGCATGATGGAAGCACAATTATCACTTGGTGATGACGATCAACTTAGCCCCACTTCCTTTGAAAGTGATTATGAGGCATCCAAGAATAGTGTTCATTTTGATCCAGAAGATATTAATACTCCTGCCACATCATCTTTTAAGAACCCAAAAAGCAATGGCATCAAGAGAAAAATAGTTGATATCAAAGATTACTCCATGCATAAAAGTCCTGCTCGAAAGGAGCATAAACATCAGCAAAGGAGGCTTGACAGTGTTGTTGAACCAAAGATTCATATTAATGATGATGCGTCCCCCACCTCAGAAATGGACGACCTTTATGACAGAGATAGCTCATTGAATTCTAGCAGACGGAAGAAAATTCTGCCAGATTTTGGCTGTAGTGATGGAGAAGATATTTCAGATTATAAAGAATCAAGGCATTATGGTAGAAGACATGCTGACAACCACGTTCATACTGCTAAAACAAATTATTTGGATAGAAAAGGTAGTCACAATATCCAAGACAAGGTCGGTCCATTTTTCAGAAAAAACTGGAATGAAAGGGAGTATTTTTGTGAAGATAGGGATACAGATTGGCATCGTTTTGGAAGAACACAATTCCCTAACGAGAGGAGTCTTCTCCCGAGCAGGGAGTCCAGAGGCTGGCACTCCAAGTATTCCCCACCCACTGTTAAAGAAAGGGATGCACAATTTAAAAGGAACGCCAACAAACTGCAGTTTAAGAAAATACCCAACCATGGTGGTGGCTGTTTCGGTTATAAACATGAAGATGACTTTGTGGGAGAAAAATTTGGGAGACGTGCTTCATTTACTGACCGAAAAAGGAATACTTTGGATGAATTTGATGAATGGCAGTTTCCTCGACTCAGGAGAGATTTAGGGGGAAGGGATGGATATGTTGACAAACCTGTTTTTGATTGGGATGATTCATGGTCTGGGAAAATTGAAGATGAATATTGCAGACATGGAGAAAATCAATACTTGTCCGATCAGTTGTACAGAGATTTACATGCAGGTGAAGGAAGATGGAATGATTCTCTATCACCAAGAAATGATGTTTCTTACTCAAGAACTGCTGAAAGATATGGGAGACGTGAACGAGAAATATACTCTGCTGAATCCAAAGAGAGTAACTGGTTTGATAATCGTTATGATGCTGATGAAATTGATGATATCATTTATCCGAGTGATCAGTTTAAGTGGAGAAGATCTAACTGGCGATCCTCGGTCCTACACTGGACTGAGGATCAGTTAACTGTCAGGCACCATGGTGACAAATTGTATTCTGAGAGGTCATCCCGTTCATATCAGAAATATGTAAGACATGAAAAATTTCATGCTAAATATGGTTCCTACAATGATGCAATGCATGTTGATATGCTATCAGAGCATGATAGATTAGAATTGAAGAGAAAAGGAAGTAGTGCTCACTGTATTAATAGTAGTTCTAAGATGTATATCGGTAAGCATGAGCGGACAGCCCTGAGGTGCAGAGGTTCGATTGACTTGGTTGTTGGGGAAGGAAAGGTACAGTTGGGGGAACCCAAG TCCTCTGTAAGAAGCTACAAACGTGGAACTTTGATTCACAATGGTAGGCAGGAAAATATGGATCCAGAGATTGGTGGGGAGCAGACAACTTTAGCGGATTCTAGTGAATCAAGGACAGTCCAATTTAACACCCGAAAAGTTGGACACAACCAAAACAATGCGAAAGGGCTTGATAAGTTTCCAGTTACAGCTCAAAATGGTGATATGGATGTTGAAGAAGGCCAGATTGTAACAGACGGCCTCAATACAGCACACCTACAGAGAAGACATGCTTCTGAGTATTCAGCAGCAGCTTCCAAAGTGAAAAGGCGAACGTTTGCCGGAGAAAGCGGTTCCAGTGGGAACAAGGTTGCAGAAGGATATGACAACCAAAGGATTCTTGAGACAAAGGCAAAAATGGAGAAACGCGGGGAACGGTTTAAGGAGCCAATCATCCTGAAAAAAGAGCCAGACAAGTTGTCCAAGCCTGAGATTGATCTTGTAGTTGAAACAGCTGAAGCACAGCTACATAGGCCATCCCGAAAGAGGCGATGGGGCGGTATAGAGGTTGTTTAG
- the LOC103403541 gene encoding peptidyl-prolyl cis-trans isomerase CYP21-4 codes for MARIKPQALLIQSKKKKGPTRISTTTIVMCNLIIALVALSLIATYRYWSRRSLDQSGSELSNQEKIDVFGKKDDLPGYAILNTSKGPITVELFKEASPEVVDRFIDLCQKGRFKGMPFSHVIKHYIIKGGGSQELGAAEDWISKGKLRGQLVTSPKHEAFMLGTTKARPDNKGFELVITTAPIPDLNDKLIVFGRVIKGEEVVQEIEEVDTDEHYRPKSSVGITSVILKQEI; via the exons ATGGCGCGGATAAAGCCCCAGGCGCTGTTAATTcagagcaagaagaagaaggggccGACTCGGATCAGTACCACTACCATAGTTATGTGCAATTTAATCATCGCTCTGGTCGCCTTGTCGTTGATCGCTACTTATCGCTATTGGTCCAGAAG GTCGCTGGACCAATCTGGGTCGGAGTTATCTAATCAAGAG aAAATTGATGTGTTTGGAAAGAAGGACGATCTTCCGGGTTATGCT ATTCTAAATACATCAAAGGGTCCTATCACAGTGGAACTTTTCAAGGAGGCTTCTCCAGAGGTTGTGGATAGATTTATTGACTTATG TCAAAAGGGACGCTTCAAGGGGATGCCCTTCAGTCATGTGATCAAGCACTATATAATCAAAGGGGGTGGTTCCCAAGAACTCGGAGCAGCTGAAGATTGGATATCAAAGGGGAAACTTCGTGGTCAACTTGTTACGAG TCCAAAGCACGAAGCTTTTATGCTTGGAACTACGAAGGCTAGACCAGACAACAAAGGATTTGAGCTTGTTATCACAACTGCACCAATACCAGATTTAAATGATAAGCTAATTGTCTTTGGACGGGTCATCAAAGGAGAGGAAGTGGTACAG GAAATTGAAGAGGTCGATACAGATGAACATTATCGGCCTAAATCATCTGTAGGGATCACCAGCGTGATTCTGAAACAGGAGATCTAA